The following coding sequences are from one Vicugna pacos chromosome 11, VicPac4, whole genome shotgun sequence window:
- the LOC140699906 gene encoding ral guanine nucleotide dissociation stimulator-like translates to MESSRICAHEQEEVTLGGAGPSGSGDEAYRAWSLQRHRLEKLVAKLVPAVLGGHPSYVNTFLGNYRALATAQQVLDHLFQRYGCVLPVTEEDGGPLHQLKQAMASILGTWLFQYPDDFHQPPEFPCLKTVVAYVELSMPGSDLEQQAHLLLAQLEQLELPEADSDAPAPEPAGETPLGGAPAPALLPATAPEPEPEPEPEPEPEPEQRDALSCEAAASSLLSAVDPGPSSGPPSTLPETPPLKLSH, encoded by the exons ATGGAGTCCAGCCGCATCTGTGCCCACGAACAGGAGGAAGTGACCTTG gggggagctggaccatcagggagcggggatgaggcctacagggcttggagcctccagcgacacaggctggagaagctggtggcaaagctggtgCCTGCCGTCCTGGGCGGGCACCCCTCTTACGTGAACACATTTCTGGGCAATTATCGAGCTCTTGCCaccgcccagcaggtgctggaccatctgttccaaag atacggatgcgtcctccctgttacggaagaggacgggggacccctgcaccagctgaagca ggccatggcctccatcctgggcacctggctgtTCCAGTACCCAGACGActtccaccagcctccagaattcccaTGCCTGAAGACCGTTGTAGCTTACGTAGAgctcagcatgcctggctcagacctggagcagcaggcccacctcctcctggcacagctggagcaactggaactcccagaggcagacagtgatg caccagctccagaacccgctggggaaacccctctgggtggagcgccagctccagctctcctgcctgcgacagcgccagagccagagccagagccagagccagagccagagccagagccagagcagagggacgcGCT gtcctgtgaggcagcggcctcctccctcttgtctgctgtggacccagggcccagctcagggcctccatCAACACTCCCTGAGACCCCACCCTTG AAATTGAGCCACTGA